In Gossypium hirsutum isolate 1008001.06 chromosome D01, Gossypium_hirsutum_v2.1, whole genome shotgun sequence, the genomic window GAGTAAGCGCAATACCTGTAATGAAGTCATATTTGTTCCCACTGAACTTTTATCCAAATTCTGAGTATGCTCAACTATAGAACCCGTAAAAGCCTGCACATATAGCCAATAAATCATGATGGATAAAGGCACATAAACAACATGCATCATGCCGTAATTATTAATCAAAGTAACCAGCATGGTAGAGGTAGCATACCTTGGAACTATCAAATTCTGATTTTGAGGCCTGGACAGATTTCTGTAACACAAAATTGGAGTCAAAAAAGATGGTTAGCAGCCCTCTCATTGGTGATCTTGCATTTATTAATACAATATAGAGAGGACAAGGTTCGATATAAGGTCATTGATGTTATCCAAAGATCTATTCTGAAATAACATGAATGATATCATGTtggttttctctattttttcCTTCTCCCAAAGAGCAGAGCTCAAATATAAGCTACAGCTACCTTATTTCATTATGATGGTTCTGCTTCAAACTTACCTTCTCGAAAGGAGCAGAGGCATTTATGGAAGGACTTAAAGACTTTGTGTCTTGTTGTATGATTCGACCATGTGAAATTTCACCtgaataagataaaataaaggaATTGCCTCATCTATAAATCAAACTCGAAATGATATTCACATCTATCAGTAGATAACATAATATCTTTACCCTCCTTGAGTCTACATGATTACATGCATAAGTCAGAAACATAACCTTCATAGTTACCTTTGGTAACAGGTTCCTCTGTCAATCCAGTAGACTGCATTTCAGATATACAGAAATCAGACTTCAGGATTCATTTATCAATAAGTTAGAAGGATTATCAAAGAAAGGCTGAAAGACAAAGAAGGCATACAAAGATTTAACCACTTACAGCGAACTGATTAGTTAAATCTTGATGCTTATATTTATTGGACATCTCTTCAATTGGTTCTTTGCCGTTGAACTGCTGTAGTTGTTTCCTTGACTGAGACTGATACAGTGACACATTCAACATGCAATTGTATTAACAGGTAAAAAGCACCAAGTCCCAACATTACCTCTGAATATCTTTGACCATGATCAAGATAACTGTAACATTCATCCTTTTTTCTATGAAAAGCAGCTTTAGTCCACTCATCTTCATCACCATCACCTTCAGCAGCTTTAATCAATTCATCTTCATTGCCGTCACTTTCAACTGCATTagcatcttcatcttcatcttcaagaTTCTCCTCATTATCTTCAGCTGCAAGTTCTTCTTTCTCAAGTTCTTCCAACCTTGACATTATACGAGCATATTCATCATCCTCAGATGCACCCATTTTATTGTCTGCTTCAGCCACACTAGGAGTTTCAAGTTCCAGTGAACCTGAAAAGAAAACATTTTGTCTAACTTAAATTCCTCAACTTCATTAAAATAACCAATAACCATTTCATCACAATCAGTTAAGATAATTAGGCCGCATAATAACAAGTACCTCGACAAAAGAAGTTCTAACAAAAAAAGAACGGAGAAGATATTATGCAACATGTTAAAAGAGATATTGCAAGCAACCAGCATACCAAGTTCACATAAAACATAATCCAGAATTTGTTTGCTAGAGTATCATCCTTACTTAAACAAGTAGCCTACAAAGTTCCAATATCCGATAGTGAACAAAAACGAAAGAAAAGACAGGTTAACCTGCCTGATTGAGACGCCCGTTCGGTAGAATTATCCTCCTCATACTCTCTAATCTCCACAAGTCCCTCCTGTAACAATAAAATCATAGTAACAGGTAAAGACTAGGCACACACAAGAAAAAGTGAGCCTACTTATGCCCAATTTAACTAATGTTTTATGAATACTAATGTTTAATGAATAAACAACACAAAGCAGAAAATTGAGGGAAGCTTACAGCAGCTTCAGAAGCAGTGGAATCAAAAAAAGAAGCCTCAGCTTTAAGATCCTGCATTACGGCCTTCAATGTGTTCACTTTAGACTCCAATGATTTCCCTCTCCTCTTTAGGATTTCAACAGTTTGTTTAGCTGTTCTTTCAGTATAATAACTTTCTCCCAGTAAAACCTACAACAATGATTTCATATTcctaattaaaaccctaaaccctaaacttgtcaaatattaaaataaactcCTAATTTAGCGCGTAACGCAAAAGCTATACCAGAAACTCATTCGTATGAATCAAACGACCAGGAAAAAACGCCGCTTTCCCAAACGGAACCTGGAAAAAAAAAAAGCCTAagcaaccttttttattttttgcttttttaCTAATATGTATAAATAGAGTGAAACTGATTGATCGTAAATTTGAAATTCTTGCCATGATATCGTGGTGGAGTTCGTCGGGGAGCTTTTGAACGAGGTTGATGAGGGAAGTGTTATTGGCGATGAATTCTTTTAATTGATTCATTTCGTTCTGCTTATCCGATAACTTGTCCTCCACCATCTTCGCCGCCTTCTGAACCTCCTCCGCCGGGAACATTGAAGACAGCGACGTCACCGTACCTTTCACTTGAGATTTccccattttaatttttattttttgaatagtgaGAATTGAAGAGAATGAGCTTACGACGAACTGGCTGCGACTCGAATTGTTTGATTCTTTGGAGTGGCTCAGGACTCTTCTAGAAGGTTAGATGActgtgaaaatttaggggttataGCATTAGACGTCCAGAAATTATAGCCAATATTCTAAATTAGTCCCAAAAGTTCAAATTGCTATACTTGAGTCCTTAATGTATCAATGGTAAGCCCCGGATCTAACTtggacatatttaaaacataagaaTCAAATTTTAAagccataataataaatttagccttatgtttacatcttttatcaatttggtcattttattcattttttagctATATTCAACCCTCAATATTtgaaaaagaatcaaattatttttgtttaatagAAATTCTACCTAaagcattaattttttttaaacaatattgGCATGACGACCTGCATGGTAGTCCACATGTCTTTCATTCTAATATTACATTATTTGTCGTATATATCATCACgtcaaaagataattttaaaattatagaatattcaaaaaataaaaataaatttaaaattcaaaaaattataaaaagtttataattcaaaaaaaatagcaTGAAGTATACATGTAGTGCCATACGGGCTTTTATGTTTACAATTTTAATGTTATAGtcattatttatgttaaaaaatagTAATTCGATTCTTTTTAAAAGGTCAATGGTTagatttgactctttttaaaaggttaagcATTAAACTTAGCTAAAAAAGAAtatgactaaattgacaaaaatataaatattaaagactaaatttatcattataccatTTGATGGTGATTGATGATGGATGAAAATATAGAGCAATGATATAGGTTATTGTTGAGAGGCATTTGGAAGGGGCAGAAGTAAATTTCTTCTCCAAATATTTACATTgagtttgaattttgaaatcatcGTCGTTGAGAGAATTTTACATGAATACTATCTCGACTTAAACATGATTAGTCTTAAATcgtaaaacaaattaaaacatttataattATACGGAAAAAAAAACATACAGCGACGAAATCAAGTAGTGAAGAAACTTGGTAGCAACAATAGATCATACCTAATTAGTgattattaattcaaaatttttttactcgattcaatCAAACGCACACACCTAATTAGTGATTAACCATAAATTTTACTTTGAAATGATTTGTGATAATTGaggttattttgataattatttgattaaattaatatattattatttcgtatttatttttaaaattaacaatttaataatatacaaagaaaatataaactaatataataatataatattgataattaaaattttcaacttatggTAACCGGTGGTAATTAAAACCAAATAGATAgggttttttaagttttaaaaaattgataaaaataaaatattatttgctataaaatatttaaatcaattttagttttaaaata contains:
- the LOC107933032 gene encoding RNA polymerase II subunit 5-mediating protein homolog isoform X1, with the translated sequence MGKSQVKGTVTSLSSMFPAEEVQKAAKMVEDKLSDKQNEMNQLKEFIANNTSLINLVQKLPDELHHDIMVPFGKAAFFPGRLIHTNEFLVLLGESYYTERTAKQTVEILKRRGKSLESKVNTLKAVMQDLKAEASFFDSTASEAAEGLVEIREYEEDNSTERASQSGSLELETPSVAEADNKMGASEDDEYARIMSRLEELEKEELAAEDNEENLEDEDEDANAVESDGNEDELIKAAEGDGDEDEWTKAAFHRKKDECYSYLDHGQRYSESQSRKQLQQFNGKEPIEEMSNKYKHQDLTNQFASTGLTEEPVTKGNYEGEISHGRIIQQDTKSLSPSINASAPFEKKSVQASKSEFDSSKAFTGSIVEHTQNLDKSSVGTNMTSLQSSGSQPSKPVSRFKMQRK
- the LOC107933032 gene encoding RNA polymerase II subunit 5-mediating protein homolog isoform X2 is translated as MGKSQVKGTVTSLSSMFPAEEVQKAAKMVEDKLSDKQNEMNQLKEFIANNTSLINLVQKLPDELHHDIMVPFGKAAFFPGRLIHTNEFLVLLGESYYTERTAKQTVEILKRRGKSLESKVNTLKAVMQDLKAEASFFDSTASEAAEGLVEIREYEEDNSTERASQSGSLELETPSVAEADNKMGASEDDEYARIMSRLEELEKEELAAEDNEENLEDEDEDANAVESDGNEDELIKAAEGDGDEDEWTKAAFHRKKDECYSYLDHGQRYSESQSRKQLQQFNGKEPIEEMSNKYKHQDLTNQFASTGLTEEPVTKGEISHGRIIQQDTKSLSPSINASAPFEKKSVQASKSEFDSSKAFTGSIVEHTQNLDKSSVGTNMTSLQSSGSQPSKPVSRFKMQRK